Proteins from a single region of Nerophis ophidion isolate RoL-2023_Sa linkage group LG10, RoL_Noph_v1.0, whole genome shotgun sequence:
- the gpr19 gene encoding probable G-protein coupled receptor 19, protein MVYASTNTVAMERSLFAPAFSYPVSFNSTVLASWATTPPTNVTPSSSSSSSSSLSPSREEELTSGEVAVLVLVFGVVWLVSILGNALVCVVIHRSRRTQSTTNYFVVAIACADLLMSVGCAPLVLVQVVWGRWPLSAAACKALRYVQHLCPGVQVYVLLSISVDRFYTIVYPLSFKVSREKAKKMILASWVFDAAFVAPCFFFYGSTPSESRHCHFFLPDSLGAVAYAAVHLLVGFALPAGLIACFYQRVVRYIWRIGADGHTVRRTTNAVPRTKVKTIKMFLMLNWVFFVTWTPFYVAQLWHPGETEGGSRRGLLFFAAVAWISFSSAASKPTLYSVYNANFRRGMRETFCMSSMKCYRSNAYTITASSRLAKKNYVGVVDVPVPAKTVAKDHSFDKKVAWTANGNPHNTFV, encoded by the coding sequence ATGGTGTACGCGTCCACCAACACGGTGGCCATGGAGCGCTCACTCTTCGCTCCAGCCTTTTCCTACCCAGTGTCCTTCAACTCCACGGTCCTGGCGAGCTGGGCCACGACCCCGCCCACCAACGTGaccccatcatcatcatcatcatcatcatcctcgcTGAGCCCGTCACGTGAGGAAGAGCTGACGTCGGGCGAGGTGGCGGTGTTGGTGCTGGTGTTCGGGGTGGTGTGGCTGGTGTCCATCTTGGGGAACGCCCTGGTGTGCGTGGTGATCCACCGCAGCCGCCGCACGCAGTCCACCACCAACTACTTCGTGGTGGCCATCGCCTGCGCGGACCTGCTCATGAGCGTGGGCTGCGCCCCCCTGGTGCTGGTGCAGGTGGTGTGGGGCCGCTGGCCACTGAGCGCGGCGGCGTGCAAGGCGCTGCGCTACGTGCAGCACCTGTGTCCCGGCGTGCAGGTGTACGTGCTGCTCTCCATCTCTGTGGACCGCTTCTACACCATCGTGTACCCGCTCAGCTTCAAGGTGTCCCGCGAGAAGGCCAAGAAGATGATCCTGGCCTCGTGGGTCTTTGACGCCGCCTTTGTGGCGCcgtgcttcttcttctacggatCCACGCCCTCCGAGAGCCGCCACTGCCACTTCTTCCTCCCGGACAGTTTGGGCGCGGTGGCCTACGCCGCCGTGCACCTGCTGGTGGGCTTCGCGCTCCCCGCCGGCCTGATCGCGTGCTTCTACCAGCGCGTGGTTCGCTACATCTGGAGGATCGGCGCCGACGGCCACACGGTGCGGCGGACCACCAACGCGGTCCCTCGGACCAAGGTGAAGACCATCAAGATGTTTCTCATGCTCAACTGGGTCTTCTTCGTCACATGGACGCCATTCTACGTGGCGCAGTTGTGGCACCCCGGCGAGACGGAGGGCGGCAGCCGGCGGGGGCTGCTCTTTTTCGCCGCCGTGGCCTGGATCTCCTTCAGCTCGGCGGCGTCCAAGCCCACCTTGTACTCGGTCTACAACGCCAACTTCAGGCGGGGCATGAGGGAGACCTTCTGCATGTCCTCCATGAAATGTTACCGTAGCAACGCCTACACGATCACAGCCAGCTCACGCCTGGCCAAGAAGAACTACGTGGGCGTGGTCGACGTCCCCGTGCCCGCCAAGACCGTGGCCAAAGACCACTCGTTTGACAAGAAGGTGGCGTGGACCGCCAACGGCAACCCCCACAACACGTTTGTCTGA